The following are from one region of the Juglans regia cultivar Chandler chromosome 10, Walnut 2.0, whole genome shotgun sequence genome:
- the LOC108999031 gene encoding phospholipase A1-IIdelta-like, which produces MNTIIEAEQPTWQELLGSKSWEGLLDPLDLSLRKLILRCGDFCQATYDAFNNDRNSKYCGSSRYGKASFFHKVMLRNASDYEVVAFLYATAKVGHRSAFLFHSHSRESWDRESNWIGYIAVTTDGVSRTLGRREIYVAMRGTTRSYEWIDVLEAKLKPVVSLLRPNARAEHRDDGGSSDSNGDNEKVPKVMKGWLTIYMSEDPNSLFTKKNARTQLLTKIDELIKQYKDEKLSVTLTGHSLGASLAVLGAFDLVENGVSDNIPVSAFVFGCPQVGNKAFNERFKKYPNLNVLHVKNTIDVIPHYPGEMLGYKHTGFDLVIDTRKSPSLKDSKNPSDWHNLEAMLHVVTGWNGEKEKFELKVNRSLALVNKSSEYLKDEYLIPGSWWVERNKGLVRDENGEWVLAHPDEDDVPVPEYYSSIEL; this is translated from the coding sequence ATGAACACAATAATCGAAGCAGAACAACCCACATGGCAAGAACTGCTCGGCAGCAAAAGCTGGGAAGGCCTTTTGGACCCTCTCGATCTCTCCCTCCGCAAACTCATCCTTCGATGCGGCGACTTCTGCCAAGCCACCTACGACGCCTTCAACAACGACAGGAACTCCAAGTATTGCGGCTCCAGCCGCTATGGCAAGGCCTCCTTCTTCCACAAGGTCATGCTCCGCAACGCCTCCGACTATGAAGTCGTCGCCTTTCTCTACGCCACTGCCAAAGTCGGCCATCGCTCGGCCTTTCTTTTCCACTCCCACTCTCGCGAGTCATGGGACCGCGAGTCTAATTGGATTGGCTATATCGCCGTCACCACCGACGGGGTCAGCCGCACCCTAGGCCGGCGCGAGATCTATGTCGCGATGCGTGGAACTACTAGGAGCTACGAGTGGATTGACGTGTTGGAGGCTAAACTCAAGCCTGTCGTGTCGTTGTTGCGTCCAAATGCGCGTGCTGAACACAGGGATGATGGTGGTAGTAGTGATAGCAATGGAGATAATGAAAAGGTGCCAAAAGTCATGAAGGGTTGGCTTACTATCTACATGTCGGAGGACCCCAACTCGCTATTCACCAAGAAAAACGCAAGAACGCAGCTTTTAACCAAGATCGATGAGTTGATAAAGCAATACAAAGACGAGAAATTAAGTGTGACGTTAACGGGGCATAGTCTTGGGGCAAGCTTAGCAGTCTTGGGAGCTTTCGATCTCGTGGAGAATGGTGTTTCTGACAATATTCCAGTTTCAGCCTTTGTTTTCGGCTGCCCGCAAGTAGGGAACAAAGCTTTCAACGAGAGGTTCAAGAAGTATCCAAATCTCAATGTCTTGCATGTAAAGAACACCATTGACGTGATCCCACATTATCCAGGGGAGATGTTGGGGTACAAGCACACGGGGTTTGATTTGGTTATAGATACAAGGAAGTCTCCAAGCTTGAAGGACTCGAAGAATCCGTCAGATTGGCATAATCTGGAGGCGATGTTGCATGTGGTGACTGGGTGGAATGGGGAGAAGGAGAAGTTTGAGTTGAAGGTGAATAGAAGCTTGGCTTTGGTGAATAAGTCGAGTGAATATCTCAAGGATGAATACTTGATTCCAGGATCGTGGTGGGTGGAGAGGAACAAAGGGTTGGTGCGTGATGAAAATGGAGAATGGGTTCTGGCTCATCCAGATGAAGATGACGTTCCGGTTCCCGAGTATTATTCATCAATTGAGTTATAG